In Chryseobacterium lactis, a single genomic region encodes these proteins:
- a CDS encoding cupin domain-containing protein, with protein sequence MKTIPRRILTGIKDGKSTIVEDRQVENAVEHFPGLIISDVWNTQKTPASLAIETRIPNTGFPQTPKNGTYFRYVVVPPDKDLGIDFKPGKPHPMMHQTSTLDYIIILSGELYLIMEEGETLLRPGDIVIQRGTNHAWSNRSDEPCIQLAVLIDAES encoded by the coding sequence ATGAAGACAATACCAAGACGCATCTTAACAGGGATTAAAGATGGAAAATCCACCATTGTAGAAGACCGGCAGGTAGAAAATGCTGTGGAACATTTCCCAGGTTTGATTATTTCAGATGTTTGGAATACACAAAAGACACCGGCAAGTTTAGCTATTGAAACAAGGATTCCCAATACCGGATTTCCACAAACACCTAAAAACGGAACCTATTTCAGGTATGTAGTTGTTCCACCTGACAAAGACCTGGGCATTGACTTCAAGCCCGGAAAACCTCATCCGATGATGCATCAAACCTCAACACTTGATTATATTATTATTCTTTCAGGAGAATTGTACCTGATTATGGAAGAAGGAGAAACCCTGCTTAGACCCGGAGATATTGTGATCCAGAGAGGAACCAATCATGCATGGAGCAACAGATCTGATGAACCATGTATACAACTGGCAGTCCTGATTGATGCAGAAAGCTAG
- a CDS encoding quinone oxidoreductase family protein: MKAVILNKNGTLEDAVVENPQPKNKEVLIQIKASGFNPIDYQMLENELERKLISSPILGRELSGIIVDKGLEVSEFNIGDEVFCGSGSMGSNGTYAEYISVPEAIVSLKPKNISFEQAAAIPSVGLTSLQIFNRLQLNPENTILVTGATGGVGSFLIKLLLANNIRQITTTVGSEENRQILLKMGLKNHQIINYKEENLIENILKANNNQLFDIGIDLVGNKMAEITAQALKINGIYVDVTALVTKEAHEILFNKGNLIMNISNYTYSMIKKYNYYQNSLIEIKNLIETGVIIPPQYKVIGELSLKTVLQAHSILKNNQTQGHKLIMKH; this comes from the coding sequence ACACTTGAAGATGCCGTTGTGGAAAACCCCCAACCCAAAAACAAAGAGGTTCTCATCCAAATCAAAGCCAGTGGTTTCAACCCCATCGACTACCAGATGCTGGAAAATGAACTGGAACGAAAACTCATCAGCTCACCCATTTTAGGACGTGAATTATCAGGAATCATTGTAGACAAAGGCTTAGAGGTTTCCGAATTCAATATTGGCGATGAAGTATTTTGCGGAAGCGGTTCCATGGGAAGCAATGGTACCTATGCAGAATACATCTCTGTCCCTGAAGCAATAGTTTCGCTTAAACCAAAAAATATTTCTTTTGAACAGGCGGCAGCCATTCCTTCAGTTGGACTGACTTCTTTACAAATCTTTAATCGTTTACAATTAAATCCAGAAAATACAATCCTTGTTACAGGAGCTACCGGAGGAGTCGGTTCATTTTTAATCAAACTATTATTGGCTAATAATATCCGACAAATCACAACAACTGTAGGGAGTGAAGAAAACAGACAGATTCTATTAAAAATGGGCTTGAAAAATCACCAGATCATCAATTATAAAGAAGAAAATCTTATTGAAAATATTTTAAAAGCCAATAATAATCAACTTTTTGATATAGGAATTGACCTGGTAGGAAATAAGATGGCTGAAATCACTGCTCAGGCTTTAAAAATCAATGGAATCTATGTAGACGTAACCGCTCTTGTTACTAAAGAAGCTCATGAAATACTCTTCAATAAAGGAAATCTTATCATGAATATTTCAAATTACACCTACAGCATGATTAAAAAGTACAATTATTACCAAAACAGTCTGATCGAGATTAAAAATCTTATCGAAACAGGAGTCATTATACCTCCTCAATACAAGGTCATTGGTGAACTATCTTTAAAAACTGTCCTACAAGCACATTCTATTTTAAAAAACAATCAGACCCAAGGTCATAAATTGATCATGAAACATTAA